A region of Scylla paramamosain isolate STU-SP2022 chromosome 25, ASM3559412v1, whole genome shotgun sequence DNA encodes the following proteins:
- the LOC135113276 gene encoding uncharacterized protein LOC135113276, translating to MTCRVFLLAVLAAVACAEPEVSSHVSITTGGHTTSHSSHRPHAPAHAPVPHRPAPHHPAPHHPAPRLPVHHAPAPRHPAPHHPAPHRPAPAPHRPVHRPALAPHRPVHRPALAPHRPVHHSAPVPHRPVNHSAPAPHRPVHRPAPVPHRPVHRPAPVPHRPVHHPSPAPSYTPEPIYRPTYEPEPTYHAPEPTYHAPEPTYEEPESSYEHGPPAPTYAPHRPTYAPRPTYAPPTSTYGPPISSYAPPTPSYGTPHH from the exons ATGACCTGCAGG gTATTCCTTCTAGCCGTGTTGGCAGCGGTGGCGTGCGCTGAGCCTGAAGTCAGCTCCCACGTCAGCATCACCACGGGAGGTCACACCACCTCCCACAGCTCCCACAGGCCCCACGCCCCCGCCCACGCTCCTGTCCCCCACCGCCCTGCCCCTCACCACCCAGCCCCTCACCACCCAGCTCCTCGTCTCCCGGTTCATCACGCCCCTGCCCCACGCCACCCTGCTCCTCATCACCCAGCTCCTCACCGCCCAGCCCCCGCCCCTCACCGTCCCGTCCACCGCCCAGCCCTCGCCCCTCACCGTCCCGTCCACCGCCCAGCCCTCGCCCCTCACCGCCCCGTCCACCACTCCGCCCCCGTCCCTCACCGCCCCGTCAACCACTCTGCCCCCGCCCCTCACCGTCCCGTCCACCGCCCAGCCCCCGTCCCTCACCGCCCCGTCCACCGCCCAGCCCCCGTCCCTCACCGCCCCGTCCACCATCCATCCCCCGCCCCATCCTACACTCCTGAACCCATTTACAGGCCAACCTACGAGCCAGAACCCACCTACCACGCCCCAGAGCCTACCTACCATGCTCCTGAGCCTACTTATGAGGAGCCTGAGTCTTCCTATGAACACGGCCCACCTGCCCCGACCTATGCTCCTCATAGACCCACCTACGCCCCCAGACCCACCTATGCTCCTCCTACCTCAACCTACGGCCCACCCATCTCTTCCTATGCTCCGCCAACCCCCTCCTACGGCACCCCTCATCACTAA